The genome window GGCGACTCCGCGCTCGGTACGGCGAAGCTCGCCCGGAACAGTGAGTTCCAGGCACTGCTGCCGATCCGGGGCAAGATCCTCAACGTCCAGAAGGCGTCCGTCTCGGACATGCTGAAGAACGCCGAGTGCGGCGCGATCATCCAGGTCATAGGAGCCGGGTCCGGACGGACCTTCGACATCGACGCCGCTCGCTACGGGAAGATCGTCCTGCTGGTGGACGCCGACGTCGACGGCGCGCACATCCGCATCCTGCTGCTGACGCTGTTCCAGCGGTACATGCGACCCATGGTCGAGGCGGGACGGGTCTTCGCCGCGGTGCCTCCGCTCCACCGGATCGAGCTGGTCCAGCCGAAGAAGGGCCAGGACAAGTACATCTACACGTACTCGGACAACGAGCTGCGCCAGCGGCTGCTGGAGCTCCAGCGGAAGAACGTCCGGTACAAGGACTCGATCCAGCGCTACAAGGGTCTGGGCGAGATGGACGCCGACCAGTTGGCGGAGACCACGATGGATCCTCGCCACCGCACCCTGCGGAGGATCAACATTGGCGATCTGGAGGCGTCCGAGCAGGTCTTCGATCTGTTGATGGGCAATGAGGTGGCGCCGCGCAAGGAGTTCATCACGAGCTCTGCCGCCACCCTGGACCGCTCGCGCATCGACGTCTGAGAGAAGCCGTCTCCACCCGTGGGTGGAGACGGCTTCTCCACCCGCGATCAACCCCTGAGCCGATGCCCCGACCCGGCCGTTTCCGTAGCGTCGAAGGCGTTCAACCTTCCCGCACATCGGAGGCTGCCATGTCAGGGCTCGTCAATGTTCTGGTGATCGGCGCAGTGATCGCTGTCGTCGTCGTGCGCCAGTCCTCGGCACGGCAGATCACGGACGACCGGCGCTGGTGGGTCCTGCCGGGCGTTCTCCTCGTCCTGTCGGTGCGCGAGTCCGGACTGGTGGATCCGCGTCACGCGGCACTGTCCGTGGCGGTCCTGGGCGCAGAGCTGGCGGTGGGGCTCGTGACGGGCGCCGGCTGGGGCTGGACCACCCGCCTGTGGCACGAGGCGGACGGCTCGCTCTGGAGCAAGGGCACCAAGGCCACCGTCTTCGTCTGGACCGGGGGACTGGCGCTGCGGGCGGCCCTCTACGGGGCTGCCGCGCTGATGGGCATACACCAGGGCACCGCGGCCCTTCTGTCGGCCCTCGCGGTGACGTTGGCGGCGCGCGGTGGTGTGCTGATGTGGCGGGCAGGGCAGATGGGTCCGGCGTACGGTGGCTCCGCCGGCGGGATGATGCCGCGGCCGGCGTGGAAGGACCGCGTGTGACGCGTACGACCTGGACCAGCTGGCCGACCTGGGAAGCCCTGTCAGGCACGAGCCGCACCCGTCCGCGATCGGTGATCACCTGGTCCGTCCGGGTGGGGCTGCTCACCGCCATGCTCTGGGGCACATTCAGCGGCGGACAGTTCGGGCCCTGGGAGATCGTGCTCGGGCTGGTGGGTGTGCTGGGCTGCGCGTTCGCCGCATGGGCGTTCTTCCGGACCAGCCTGGAGCACCGGCTGTGGCCGTCGCTAGGACTGCTGGCGCTGTTGATGCTGACGGCGTTCGGGGCGCAACAGGCCGGTGCCGACCTGCCCGCGCTGATCCTGTGGTGCGGCTGCGCGGTCACCGCCCTGGAGCGGTTGCCGCTCACGGCGGGCCTACCGGCGACGGTCGTCGCCCTCGGCGCGTACGCCGTCGTCAACACCGATGGCTGGCTCTCCACCGCCATGTCCACAGCGGGTCTCTCGCTGGCGGGCTATGTGCTCCGACTGGATGCCGAGGCACGGGGCAGTGCCCAGAGGCTCCTCGTGCAGGAGCGGGCGGCCCGCGAGGCGGAGGCCGAGACGGCCGCGCTGGACGAGCGGGCCAGGATCGCGCGGGAGATTCACGACGTCCTCGCCCACAGCCTCTCCGCCCAGCTGGTGCATCTGGAGGCGGCGCGGCTGCTGATCGAGCGGGAGCCGGCGGGGGAGTTCCGGGACCGAGTGCTGGAGCGGGTCGTGGCTGCGCGTTCCATGGCGCGTGAGGGGCTCGCGGAGACCCGCCAGGCTCTCTCCGCGCTCCGGGGAGAGGTCTCTCCGGTGGAGGACTTCCTGCAGCAGCTGGTGGCCGCCGAACCGGCGCAGGTCAGCGTGGCGGGGGAGCGGCGGACGCTGACCGCCGAGGCGTCGCAGACGGTTCGGAGGGTGGCGCAGGAGGCCCTGACCAATGTGCGCAAGCACGCACCGGGGGCCAGGGTTCTCGTGCGGCTGGAGTATCTGCCGGACGAAGTCGCCCTGGAGGTCAGGGATTCGGGTGGACACAGACCCGAGGACGAGCTGTCCGGCAGCGGCTCCGGATACGGTCTGCTGGGGATGAGGGAACGGGCCGAGCTGATGGGCGGGACGCTGGAGGCCGGCCCCGGCGAGGAGGGTTTCGTGGTGAGTCTGCGGGTGCCCGCGTGAACGCGCGGGTCGTGGTTGCCGACGACCAGTCGGTGGTGCGTGAAGGGATCGTGATGCTGCTGGGGCTGCTGCCCGGAATCGAGGTGGTCGGAGCGGCGAAGGACGGTGAGGAGGCCGTGGCGCTCGTGGCCGAACTGGCCCCCGATGTCGTGTTGATGGATCTGCGGATGCCCCGGTGCGACGGGGCGGAGGCGACACGGCGGATCCGCAAGGACCATCCGGGGACCCAGGTGGTGGTGCTCACGACATTCGCGGACGACGACTCGCTCTTCCCCGCACTGCAGGCCGGAGCCCGCGGCTATCTCACCAAGGACGCCGGGGGCGAAGAGATCGTACGGGCCATCCAGGCCGTGCTGTCCGGAGAAGCCGGCCTCTCGCCGAGCGTGCAGCGCCGTCTGCTGGAGCGCGTGACCACGAGCCCGCCGCTGCCGGCACCGGCGGCCGGGCAACAGCTGCCCGACGGCCTGACGCCACGTGAACTGGAAGTGCTGGTGCTGATCGCGGAAGGCCTGTCCAATCTGGAGATCGCCCGCAGGCTGCACATTTCGCAGGCCACCGTGAAGAGCCACATCAACAATCTCTTCGCCAAGGCCGGAGTGCGTGACCGGGCACAGGCCGTTCGCTATGCGTACGTTCGGGGCCTCGCACAGCCGCCCGGATCGACTGTCACCTGAAGAGGTGAAGACCGGCGAATGAAGTGCCCGGGATCTTCCCGATCTGCCCATTCTTGGGTACACGGCCGAAGTGGTCCGTGGACAAGGGGAGTTGTTCCGTGGAGAAGGAAGCAGGGCGTGAGGCCGCAGCGATGCGACTCGACGACCCGTGGTACGACGCGCTGGCCTCCGGATGGGGCGAGCTGGACGGTACGGGGAGTTTCGCTCCCACGGGACCACCAGGGCCCCCGGATCCGTGGCGCGGCCACAGTGTGGCCGACATCTATCTGGAGGTGCAGCGCAGCGGGGCGTTCCAGGAGGTGCGCCGCCGGTACCGGCGGTTCGTCATCCCCGCCAGCATCGCCTTCCTCCTCTGGTACCTCGTCTACGTCGTCGCCGCGATCACCGCGCCCGGACTGATGGCCCGCCCGGTGGCGGGGGCGGTCAACGTCGCGATGGTCGCGGGGCTCGGGCAGTTCCTCACGACCTTCCTTCTCACCGGGGCGTACGCGCGCCACGCACGGCTGCGCAGGGACCGGGCCGCACTCGAGCTGCGGTGGGAGACACAGGAGATGACGCGGGGGGCCGGGCGTTGAACGGGAACCACCAGACGCTGGCGCTCCTGTTGTTCAGCGCCTTCATCGCAGTGACGCTCGCCATCACCACCTGGGTGAGCCGTAACCGCCATGGCTCGGCGGAGGAGTTCTACGCGGGCGGCCGTCTGTTCTCCCCCATGGAGAACGGTTTCGCCATCGCGGGCGACTACATGTCGGCCGCGTCGTTCCTCGGCATCTCCGGTCTGATCGCCCTCTTCGGCTACGACGGCATGCTCTATTCGGTCGGCTTCCTCGTCGCCTGGCTGGTCGTCCTGCTGCTGGTCGCCGAACTGGTGCGCAACTGCGGCCGGTTCACGCTCGCCGATGTGGTGGCGGCGCGGATGGCGGAGCGCCCGGTCCGGATCGCGGCGGGCACGTCGTCCGTCACCGTCTCCGTGCTCTATCTGGTGGCACAGATGGTGGGCGCGGGCAGCCTGGTCGCGCTGCTTCTCGGCGGTACGAGCGGCGCCGCCCGCTCCTGGACCGTCATCGGCGTCGGGGCGCTCATGGTGATCTACGTGTCGCTCGGCGGGATGCGCGCCACCACCTGGATCCAGATCGTCAAGGCCGTTCTCCTGATGGCGGGAGCGGTCGTGCTCACCGTTCTCGTGCTGGTCCGCTTCCACGGCGACTTCAACGCCCTGCTCAACTCCGCCGCCGAACGGAGCGGCCACGGCAGCCGGTTCCTCGCGCCGGGTCTCCGGTACGGCGGTACGTGGACCGCGCGCATCGACTTCATCAGCCTGGGGCTGGCCCTGGTGCTCGGTACGGCCGGGCTGCCGCACATCCTGTCGCGGTTCTACACCGTGCCCACCGCCCGTGCGGCCCGCCGCTCGGTCG of Streptomyces sp. NBC_01363 contains these proteins:
- a CDS encoding DUF1453 domain-containing protein, which translates into the protein MSGLVNVLVIGAVIAVVVVRQSSARQITDDRRWWVLPGVLLVLSVRESGLVDPRHAALSVAVLGAELAVGLVTGAGWGWTTRLWHEADGSLWSKGTKATVFVWTGGLALRAALYGAAALMGIHQGTAALLSALAVTLAARGGVLMWRAGQMGPAYGGSAGGMMPRPAWKDRV
- a CDS encoding sensor histidine kinase, producing the protein MTRTTWTSWPTWEALSGTSRTRPRSVITWSVRVGLLTAMLWGTFSGGQFGPWEIVLGLVGVLGCAFAAWAFFRTSLEHRLWPSLGLLALLMLTAFGAQQAGADLPALILWCGCAVTALERLPLTAGLPATVVALGAYAVVNTDGWLSTAMSTAGLSLAGYVLRLDAEARGSAQRLLVQERAAREAEAETAALDERARIAREIHDVLAHSLSAQLVHLEAARLLIEREPAGEFRDRVLERVVAARSMAREGLAETRQALSALRGEVSPVEDFLQQLVAAEPAQVSVAGERRTLTAEASQTVRRVAQEALTNVRKHAPGARVLVRLEYLPDEVALEVRDSGGHRPEDELSGSGSGYGLLGMRERAELMGGTLEAGPGEEGFVVSLRVPA
- a CDS encoding response regulator transcription factor, producing MNARVVVADDQSVVREGIVMLLGLLPGIEVVGAAKDGEEAVALVAELAPDVVLMDLRMPRCDGAEATRRIRKDHPGTQVVVLTTFADDDSLFPALQAGARGYLTKDAGGEEIVRAIQAVLSGEAGLSPSVQRRLLERVTTSPPLPAPAAGQQLPDGLTPRELEVLVLIAEGLSNLEIARRLHISQATVKSHINNLFAKAGVRDRAQAVRYAYVRGLAQPPGSTVT
- a CDS encoding DUF485 domain-containing protein: MRLDDPWYDALASGWGELDGTGSFAPTGPPGPPDPWRGHSVADIYLEVQRSGAFQEVRRRYRRFVIPASIAFLLWYLVYVVAAITAPGLMARPVAGAVNVAMVAGLGQFLTTFLLTGAYARHARLRRDRAALELRWETQEMTRGAGR
- a CDS encoding cation acetate symporter, with product MNGNHQTLALLLFSAFIAVTLAITTWVSRNRHGSAEEFYAGGRLFSPMENGFAIAGDYMSAASFLGISGLIALFGYDGMLYSVGFLVAWLVVLLLVAELVRNCGRFTLADVVAARMAERPVRIAAGTSSVTVSVLYLVAQMVGAGSLVALLLGGTSGAARSWTVIGVGALMVIYVSLGGMRATTWIQIVKAVLLMAGAVVLTVLVLVRFHGDFNALLNSAAERSGHGSRFLAPGLRYGGTWTARIDFISLGLALVLGTAGLPHILSRFYTVPTARAARRSVVWSIGLIGSFYLMTIALGFGAAALVGSAEVRASNPAGNTAVPLLALVLGGGEGSTGGTILFAVVAAVAFATILAVVAGITLASSASVAHDLYASLRRPGSKQYSEVAVARVAAAAIGVAAIGLGLVAQDLNVAFLVGLAFAVAASANLPVLLYSLFWRNFTTRGAVWSVYGGLIPAVLLVLLSRVVSGSPASLFPGVDFQLFPLENPGLVSIPLGFLAGWVGTVTSTDPPDEAKHAETEVRALTGAGAV